The genomic window CGTAAAAAAACAGCGCACTTAGACAAAAGCACCATCTACACTATGAAATTGTATCCGCTGATGCCGCTCATTTTTATTGCAGCATATTTGTTTGTGGCCATTAGTATTTACAACGACGATTCGGAAGCTGCTTTAAATGGTATTTATATTTTCCTTGGCTTCGTAGCCATCTATTTCATCCAAAGATTTTTTAATAGAAAGAAAACTGTATAACGCATCGCAAACTTTTAACTTTTGACTTTATACTTTTAACTTAACAAAGTGGATATCTCCTATATACTTAATGAGCTTGGCGAAGACCGAGAAAACTACTTCAATGCCATTGCTCCGCCTATTATCCAAACCAGTAATTTTAAATTTGACACCGTTGAGGATTTTCGCAATGCTTTGGCAGACGAATACCGAGGCAATTTATATTCTCGTGGTTTTAACCCTACCATTGATATTTTAAGAAAGAAACTTGCTGCACTTGATGGAGCTGAAGACGCCTTAGTTTTTGGAAGTGGCATTGCGGCCGTTACTATCCCGGTTTTGGCTTTATTGCAGCAAGGCGATGAAGTGATCTGCGTAGAAAATCCCTACAGTTGGACGATCAAGCTCTTTAATGATTTGTTACCGAAGTTTGGCATCCGCACCACTTTTGTAGACGGCAGCCACACTGATGCAATAGAAAATGCCATTACCTCTAAAACCAAATTAATTTACCTCGAATCGCCTAATACTTTTAGCTTCGATGTACAAGATTTAGAAGCCATAGCCAACATAGCAAAAGCCAAAAACATCATTACGATGATTGATAACAGCTATTGTTCGCCACTTTACCAGCAGCCTATTGCGTATGGAATTGATTTGGTAGCACAATCGGCAACTAAATACTTGGCAGGCCATAGCGATGTGATAGCTGGCGTAGTTACAGGGAAAAAAGAACTGCTCAAGCGCATATTTGAGAAAGAATACATGAACATTGGTGCCTCTGTAGCACCGCAAAATGCTTGGTTGCTGCTTAGAAGTTTGCGCACTTTACCTATCCGTTTAGAAAAGATAACAGCAAACGCCAACAAAGTAATCGAATACCTAGAACAGCATCCTAAGGTTAAGAAAAGCTTACTTCATCCATTTAATAAGAACAGCAAGCAATTAGATTTAGCTAAAAAGCAGATGAAAGCTTGCGGTGGTCTTTTTAGCATTGTACTTAAAAATTCGAGTTTAGAAAAGATAGAAGCATTTTGCAATGGCTTAAAACATATTTTGATGGCTGTGTCCTGGGGTGGATACGAAAGTTTAATTATCCCTGCTTGTGCTGGCGTTAGCAAAGCTGATTTTGATCTTAATAACCCAAGGCACGTTTTAATTCGGGTTTACGTTGGCTTAGAAGAACCTGAATATTTGATTAGAGATTTGGAGGGAGCTTTGGAGAAAATCTAGGCCTAAGTTGCGCAAATCCAACCAAAATTGGTTGGATTTGTGTAGTTTTATTACGCATATATATAAGTTATATGCTATGGTAGGACAACACACAACAACGAAAGGACAATGACGAAAATATTAGCATACTGCTTTGACAAATGGTGGCGACCTGTTCTTGTGTTTGGGCTGACAGTTTTAATTATGGTTTTGTGTGAGTTGACAAATATCCACAAACTACAAGACTACTCTTTTCTGTTATTTGTACTTGGATTTTTAGGACTAATCATTTCGACAATATATCAGTTAGTAAAAAGACGCTGGCGTTTTGCAATCTTGACCACAACAATTATTGGAGTTTCATTGGTTGTATTTTTCTTTTATTCAATAGCCTTGTTTTGGAAAGACCAATCAATGCCGGATACATACGCTGACAATTTAAAAATTCCGACAAATCTAAAAATTAACGAGCCACTTGACCAAACTGAACCAACCAACATTGCAGACATTGACTTTTACATTTACAACTCCTTTCAACCAGGACTTTATTCATATGCTGTTTGGACGAAAAAAATTGAGAGTGGTTATTGCTATTTAAAAGCATTTGAAGTTACACACAACGACCCTTTATCAGCAGACAGACTTAAAGAAAGAAGTAAAATAAAAGTTTTTAATTCAAGTGATACGACAGCAAAGTTTGAGATGACTGCAAGAAAAGGTTATAGTGCAGAAGGTGATTTTACTATTTATGAAGGAGATTGGGGTAAACCTTATGCAGCAAGATTTGAAGTTTGGTTTGTTCCCGACAACGGTGGGAAAGAACGAAAACTAATTGAAAAATACTATAAAATTGAAGGATGGCAACGGTGACGGATAAAAGAACCACAGCATATAACATCGGTTTGGCAATATGGCGGCTGAAGTGCTTCTATGAAACATTTGTGCAAGGTTCAACGGTTGTAATTCTATTGAACTTTTGTGCTAAAAATCCGCCACATCGCCAAGCCGAAAAACGTTGTGTGCAATTTTACAGAGCCACTAACCAAAGACACAAACAAAGAAAAAAATGGGAATATTCGACAAACTATTTGGAAGTAAAATAGAAAACCAAAAACCTATCGAAATTGACTTTACTAAAAACGGAATTGTTTTAAACGGACGAAATAACCAATTGCCAGTAAAAATTTCAATTTTAAACGAAATTTTTGGAGAACCAGAAGAGGTTAAAACCGAAACCAATTTTCTGTATATTTGGCAGGACAAGGGAATAAGAGGATTTTCAAAAGACAAAGAAAATATTTTCGAAGTAGATATTCAAATTATACAACTTGGTCAAAACCAATTTTTTCCACGACAACCCTTTTTAGGCAGTTTAAAAATTGAAGGAACCGATTACAAGAACTTCGTAAAAGTATCGCAAAATGATTATCTTTTTAAAGAGTATAAAATTGGAAATTCAGAAATTCAAGTCAGATTGACTAAAGAAGAACCAAAATTAATTCGCTCAATTTCAATTGACATACAAGAAGAGGAAGAAGAATTAACTCAAAAAAAGGATTATAAACTCAAAAAAATATCTGGAGAAAAAATCGAATTTAAGGATTTCAATTTCAAACTTGCGATTATCGAAGAGCTGATGTATAATAAAGAGCTTTTAAAACCAAAATTCGATGTTTATGAATTTGCAGAAATAACAAAAATTAAAGGATTTAGCGCTACAGAAGGTGGATACGAGCCAATCCCCGAAGTTGTCGAATACTTCAAAGCATTAGAAATTGACAAAAAACTTGCTGAACAAGTAACTGAAATTTACCAAGATGGTGGAAATGAAATTTATGTGAATGTTACACCACAATGGGACGGAGAAGATGATGTATTCAATATTCAATCCTTTGACGACATTAAACACTTTCCTAATTTAAAGAAAATGACTTTATTTGAAACCGACAGTAAAGTTATCGAAGAACTTAAATCAAAAGGAATTGAGATAAAACCATTATAAAAAAACTGCACACAACAAGGGTTTTGCAATAGTGGGGCGAAACTGCAAAGTTCAACGGTATTTCTTCGATTGAACTTTTATGCAAAATTGAAGTTTTGTGCTTTGATTGCCCCACCATCGCAAAGCCCCGAAACGTTACCTGCTATGTTAGAACGACCGCACAGAACGACACGTTTTGACCGACTGAAAACCGACATTTGCAGAACTAACGGGGAAAGCTGAAAACCGACCAGAGTAAGCACAAAAAACCAAAATCTATATGAATATTTTACAAATCAAAAGCGGTAAAATTGAAATCCGCAAAGACAACGGTTCTTTAGTTAGGACAATCGGAAATGGTGATGCAATTTCCGCAGACTTTAATTCTGACCAGTCATTAGTTGCAATCACAACTGTAAAAGGAAAGGTTGAAATTCGTAAAGATAATGGCTCTTTAGTTCGAACAATTGGCAACGGAGATGCAACGAATGCAAGATGGCACGGTTCAGACATTGCTATAACAACGACAAAAGGGAAAACCGAATTGAGAAAAGAAAACGGCTCACTAATACGAACTTTATAAGTAAAAATCATAATTCAAAGGTGGCTTCGCCACCTTTGATATTTTCAAGCACATAGATTATATGGAGAAAAAGACATTATCGAATATTTTAGAGGGAAAAATTTTTCAAATTCCCGATTACCAAAGAGGATATGCTTGGGAAGCAAAACAATGGAAAGATTTTGTACAAGATATTGACGCATTAATTGATGACAAAATAATTAGCCATTATACTGGAACTATTGTTATTTATCAGCCAATTGACAAACCGACAGAAAACTATGGCACAAAGAAACTTGAAATAGTTGATATTGTTGATGGACAGCAACGACTAACAACTTGTAGTCTTTATTTATCAATTATTCTAAAAGAACTAATAAATGTTAGCGAGGAAGATTTTACAACGGAAATACCAATTTACTTACATTCGGGAAGTAAAAGCAAACTTAGGCTAAACAATGATACTGCTGATTTTTATTTAGATTTAGTTTCTAAAGGGGTTAGTAATATTGAACCGAACTCGGTTCATCAAAAGAGAATTTATGAAGCATATTGTTTTTTGAAAAAGCATATCGAAGAACAATTAGAAATAAGAGCAGAGAAAGGCGAAGAATATTTGAAAGATTTGTTTGACGCTATAATTCGAAAATTAAATTTTTCATTTTATCCAATTGAAGTAGAAAGTGAAATAGGGATGACTTTTGAGTTAATGAACTCAAGAGGAAAGGATTTATCATCTAT from Pedobacter sp. SL55 includes these protein-coding regions:
- a CDS encoding trans-sulfuration enzyme family protein produces the protein MDISYILNELGEDRENYFNAIAPPIIQTSNFKFDTVEDFRNALADEYRGNLYSRGFNPTIDILRKKLAALDGAEDALVFGSGIAAVTIPVLALLQQGDEVICVENPYSWTIKLFNDLLPKFGIRTTFVDGSHTDAIENAITSKTKLIYLESPNTFSFDVQDLEAIANIAKAKNIITMIDNSYCSPLYQQPIAYGIDLVAQSATKYLAGHSDVIAGVVTGKKELLKRIFEKEYMNIGASVAPQNAWLLLRSLRTLPIRLEKITANANKVIEYLEQHPKVKKSLLHPFNKNSKQLDLAKKQMKACGGLFSIVLKNSSLEKIEAFCNGLKHILMAVSWGGYESLIIPACAGVSKADFDLNNPRHVLIRVYVGLEEPEYLIRDLEGALEKI
- a CDS encoding DUF6892 domain-containing protein; its protein translation is MGIFDKLFGSKIENQKPIEIDFTKNGIVLNGRNNQLPVKISILNEIFGEPEEVKTETNFLYIWQDKGIRGFSKDKENIFEVDIQIIQLGQNQFFPRQPFLGSLKIEGTDYKNFVKVSQNDYLFKEYKIGNSEIQVRLTKEEPKLIRSISIDIQEEEEELTQKKDYKLKKISGEKIEFKDFNFKLAIIEELMYNKELLKPKFDVYEFAEITKIKGFSATEGGYEPIPEVVEYFKALEIDKKLAEQVTEIYQDGGNEIYVNVTPQWDGEDDVFNIQSFDDIKHFPNLKKMTLFETDSKVIEELKSKGIEIKPL